A part of Candidatus Chromulinivoraceae bacterium genomic DNA contains:
- a CDS encoding RluA family pseudouridine synthase, whose protein sequence is MVKVSSSDILAILRRFDIASDENVPRQMEQVAFSNPGPTNTLVSFRFNKQQFYILYDDTAEDDTAYILNQIRTEKQDAAGELIENPREDKLMTYGLPYKGKDVYLFAIISNKKRLDSLLAERFPEQSRSTWQKHIKAGHVSVNGEVKVSPKQDVLESDQIATSIPDATDFSHHELPIVYMDDNVIVVNKPVGVLTHSKGALNDEFTVADFFRNYTSWGLETTRAGIVHRLDRDTSGLIIGARNEDAAHLLQKQFADRKTKKTYIAVIDGHLNEPTAKIDLPIGRNPSAPSTFRVDAKGKAATTEYTVISTNDTQSLIELRPYTGRTHQLRVHMTYLNTPIHGDRVYGKEADRLYLHAFRLEITIPKGDRRVFEAPVPPEFTRNFSGTFSF, encoded by the coding sequence ATGGTTAAAGTATCAAGTTCAGACATCCTCGCTATCTTACGTCGTTTTGATATAGCGTCAGACGAAAACGTTCCACGTCAAATGGAACAGGTAGCATTTTCCAACCCCGGCCCTACTAATACACTGGTTTCGTTTCGCTTTAACAAGCAACAGTTTTATATCCTGTATGATGACACTGCTGAGGACGATACCGCATACATCCTAAATCAAATTCGTACTGAAAAACAGGATGCTGCGGGAGAATTGATAGAGAATCCTCGTGAGGACAAACTTATGACCTACGGTCTACCGTATAAAGGTAAAGACGTCTATTTATTCGCTATTATATCGAACAAAAAACGTCTCGATAGTCTTCTGGCTGAACGCTTTCCAGAACAATCACGCAGTACGTGGCAAAAACACATTAAGGCTGGTCATGTGAGTGTTAATGGAGAAGTAAAGGTGTCGCCAAAACAAGATGTGCTTGAGAGCGATCAAATTGCAACCAGTATTCCCGATGCGACCGATTTTAGTCATCATGAGCTTCCAATCGTCTACATGGACGATAATGTCATTGTCGTAAATAAGCCCGTAGGCGTTTTAACGCATTCTAAGGGGGCTTTGAATGATGAGTTTACCGTTGCCGACTTTTTCCGCAACTACACCTCATGGGGGCTCGAGACCACCCGAGCAGGCATCGTGCACCGCCTAGATCGTGATACGAGTGGACTTATTATAGGCGCTCGCAATGAGGACGCGGCGCACTTACTACAAAAGCAGTTTGCTGACCGTAAGACTAAAAAGACTTACATTGCTGTTATTGACGGACATCTTAATGAACCAACGGCAAAAATAGATCTACCTATTGGACGTAATCCTTCGGCGCCAAGTACATTCCGTGTTGATGCTAAAGGTAAGGCAGCTACTACGGAATACACAGTTATAAGCACTAACGACACACAGAGTCTTATCGAGCTCCGTCCGTATACTGGGCGTACCCACCAGCTTCGCGTACATATGACCTATCTCAACACTCCAATTCACGGTGATCGTGTGTATGGGAAAGAGGCTGACAGGCTGTATCTTCATGCTTTCCGGCTCGAAATTACTATTCCAAAGGGTGATAGGCGTGTGTTTGAAGCACCTGTACCGCCAGAGTTTACTCGTAACTTTTCAGGAACTTTCTCTTTTTAA
- the trpS gene encoding tryptophan--tRNA ligase, with product MKPTILTGLRANNDLTIGNYFGGILPMIDMAKNRSNEYRINMFIPDLHSFTTPIDHSTLYEQILHNARLYAAAGLPLDNDDIYLYRQSYISAHSELTWILDCFTSFGEMSKMIQFKDKADRIDYREEIRQAIEHLQEMKNKFGESYNEQKFAEYLAMTSTALQELVDRQEKEASVGLFNYPVLMAADILLYDASYIPVGDDQSQHVEFTRDIGERMNNRFGDIFTIPEPVAKQHEFFGKDQGLRIKDLVTPTKKMSKSDETGKGVIFLGDDPDVAAKKIMAATTDDKAEIHFDRENQPGISNLLEILALLRSVPRDAVVKEFEGQTRYGDFKKVVADEVRQFLTDFQARLAAIDDQVIIAKLQKSEAELSTVASATLLRAQKAVGLRPKDA from the coding sequence ATGAAACCAACTATTCTCACTGGCCTGCGCGCCAATAACGACTTAACTATCGGCAACTATTTTGGCGGCATTTTGCCAATGATTGATATGGCTAAAAATCGTTCAAACGAATACCGCATCAACATGTTTATTCCTGACCTACACAGCTTTACTACGCCTATCGACCACAGCACACTATATGAACAGATTTTACATAACGCACGTCTTTATGCAGCCGCTGGCCTACCGCTTGATAACGACGATATCTACTTATACCGCCAAAGCTATATTTCTGCGCACAGCGAGCTGACGTGGATTCTTGATTGCTTTACTAGTTTTGGCGAAATGAGTAAGATGATCCAATTCAAGGACAAGGCTGATCGAATTGACTATCGGGAAGAAATTCGCCAAGCAATCGAGCATCTCCAAGAAATGAAAAATAAATTTGGCGAGAGCTACAACGAACAGAAATTTGCCGAGTATCTAGCTATGACATCGACTGCCCTACAGGAGCTAGTTGACAGACAGGAGAAGGAGGCATCAGTAGGACTGTTCAATTATCCGGTTCTTATGGCCGCTGATATTCTCCTTTACGATGCAAGCTATATTCCGGTTGGTGATGATCAATCTCAGCACGTTGAGTTTACTCGGGATATTGGGGAGCGCATGAACAACCGGTTTGGTGATATTTTTACCATTCCAGAACCCGTTGCAAAGCAGCACGAGTTTTTTGGTAAAGACCAAGGCCTTCGGATTAAAGACTTAGTTACGCCTACTAAAAAAATGAGCAAAAGTGATGAAACCGGTAAGGGCGTCATTTTCCTAGGTGACGACCCAGACGTGGCTGCTAAAAAAATAATGGCCGCCACAACCGACGACAAGGCTGAAATTCATTTTGATCGCGAAAACCAGCCGGGTATCAGTAACCTTCTGGAGATTCTGGCATTACTACGTAGCGTTCCACGCGATGCAGTTGTGAAAGAGTTTGAAGGCCAAACCCGCTACGGCGACTTTAAAAAAGTTGTTGCGGATGAAGTTCGTCAGTTTCTGACAGACTTCCAGGCACGTCTTGCTGCTATTGATGATCAAGTGATTATCGCTAAGTTGCAAAAATCCGAGGCCGAATTATCAACCGTTGCTAGTGCAACATTATTACGCGCCCAAAAAGCCGTTGGCTTACGCCCGAAAGATGCCTAA
- a CDS encoding succinylglutamate desuccinylase/aspartoacylase family protein: MNKILLLGSQHGNELLGEQLYAYIASNRLDLLPFITFKRGNLRAYRQKVRYIESDLNRSYTGGDTTYEERRANTILKYIKKQDFDLVLDLHTTTCSQPPCLIVAGITDDNRQFIRASSIEKIVHMNHEIVETSLIGVYSKSASIEVNVIQLTTKLMEQLTSDIDRYLHNAASKKTKTVYEVGDLLGKDEITQEQAEELRNFEMSPLGFYPILVGENSYKKYTKYLGFKAYKTYQSKV; the protein is encoded by the coding sequence ATGAATAAAATACTTTTGCTTGGATCGCAACACGGTAATGAACTGCTCGGTGAGCAGCTATATGCGTATATAGCCTCAAATCGTCTTGATCTGCTGCCTTTCATTACGTTTAAGCGAGGTAACCTCAGGGCGTATCGTCAAAAAGTACGCTACATCGAGTCAGATCTTAATCGTAGCTATACCGGGGGCGATACAACATATGAGGAGCGGCGCGCCAATACGATCTTAAAGTACATTAAAAAGCAGGATTTCGATCTTGTGCTTGATCTGCATACAACAACGTGTAGTCAACCTCCTTGTCTCATCGTGGCTGGCATTACAGATGACAACCGTCAATTTATACGTGCTTCATCTATTGAAAAGATCGTCCATATGAATCACGAAATCGTTGAGACGTCACTTATCGGTGTGTATTCAAAGTCTGCCTCTATCGAGGTTAATGTTATACAACTTACAACCAAACTAATGGAACAGCTGACGAGTGACATCGATAGATATCTGCACAATGCTGCCAGCAAAAAAACAAAAACAGTATATGAAGTTGGTGACTTGCTAGGTAAGGATGAGATCACTCAAGAACAAGCCGAAGAGCTTCGTAATTTTGAAATGAGTCCGCTTGGCTTCTACCCGATTCTAGTAGGTGAAAACTCTTACAAAAAGTACACTAAATATTTAGGGTTCAAAGCATACAAGACCTACCAGAGTAAGGTATAA
- a CDS encoding alpha/beta hydrolase — MIDILLHRWLKVPYALYADTRSTKEKHPKVTVLFIHGIGNSGKAWSSVIDSLPKDIRVVTVDLLGFGQSPRPEWAIYSAKTQARSVIATLFKLHLTGRVIIVGHSLGALVAVEVAKRYPLLVSSLILCSPPFYKEDQSNPRLMPSSDRILINLFKLAGKRPDEFMRVAALVTRMGLVNATFSLTPENAPIYMNALEASIINQTSLRDAIRLRIPISVICGLLDPVVIIKNLRYLTKQNKHANLTAIVAGHEVRGRLYISTVAQAIRDAAR; from the coding sequence ATGATCGATATTCTTTTGCACCGCTGGCTAAAGGTTCCCTACGCACTTTACGCGGATACTCGGTCTACAAAAGAAAAACATCCCAAGGTAACGGTTTTATTTATTCACGGAATTGGTAACTCGGGCAAAGCATGGAGTAGTGTTATAGATAGTTTGCCAAAAGATATACGGGTAGTAACTGTCGATCTTTTGGGTTTTGGACAATCTCCTCGACCAGAGTGGGCTATATATAGTGCTAAAACTCAGGCTCGTTCTGTTATCGCAACATTATTTAAATTGCACCTTACTGGGCGGGTAATTATCGTCGGGCATTCCTTAGGAGCCCTCGTTGCGGTTGAGGTAGCTAAACGCTACCCGCTCCTGGTAAGTTCACTCATTCTTTGCAGCCCTCCTTTTTATAAGGAAGACCAATCAAACCCCCGTCTTATGCCGAGTAGCGACAGAATACTTATAAACCTTTTTAAACTGGCAGGGAAGCGACCAGATGAGTTTATGCGAGTTGCGGCGCTTGTTACCCGAATGGGGCTTGTAAATGCCACGTTTAGCCTTACTCCCGAAAATGCGCCAATTTACATGAACGCGCTCGAGGCGAGTATTATTAATCAGACCTCACTTCGGGATGCGATAAGATTGAGAATACCGATTTCTGTGATATGCGGGCTGCTTGATCCGGTTGTTATTATAAAAAATCTTCGATACCTTACTAAGCAAAACAAGCACGCCAACCTTACGGCTATCGTTGCAGGACATGAAGTGCGAGGTCGGCTCTATATTAGTACAGTAGCTCAAGCAATCCGCGATGCAGCAAGATAA
- a CDS encoding RsmB/NOP family class I SAM-dependent RNA methyltransferase, whose product MAKRKNIEATRRQKRDLLIDRTTHILDRTPAAIEHMLSMNLVQSIRINPLKGDVQDTLNEMRHLGWTGEPVSWCENGYTIVSGFMELRDSSLVTEGRIYIQNKSSWLPVVSLNPQPGDAVLDICAAPGGKTSHMAAAMQNTGRLVANDNSRTRLAKLQRNMERLGAHAEYTLYDATRLARTLEGQLFDKILLDAPCSGEGLINLHELKTLDTWSVAHIRRLADLQKKILFDAWKLLRPGGTLVYSTCTMAPEEDEAVIDWLLRRTPDAAIKPITIATRGQSGIEVWNDRKFAAKVHKALRIVPGEGDEAFFVCSLEKLTV is encoded by the coding sequence ATGGCAAAACGAAAAAATATAGAAGCAACCAGGCGGCAAAAGCGCGATTTACTTATTGATCGCACGACGCACATATTAGACCGCACACCTGCGGCTATAGAGCATATGCTTTCAATGAACTTAGTCCAGTCTATACGAATCAATCCGCTAAAAGGTGATGTGCAAGATACTCTGAACGAAATGCGTCATCTTGGCTGGACGGGTGAGCCAGTGTCATGGTGCGAAAATGGATACACAATAGTTTCTGGTTTTATGGAGCTTCGCGATAGTAGTCTTGTAACAGAAGGCAGAATTTATATACAAAATAAATCGAGCTGGTTACCGGTAGTTAGTCTCAATCCTCAGCCCGGTGATGCCGTGCTTGATATTTGTGCCGCTCCAGGCGGCAAAACAAGTCATATGGCAGCCGCTATGCAAAATACTGGGAGACTTGTTGCTAATGATAACTCTCGCACGCGACTAGCTAAGCTGCAGCGCAACATGGAAAGGCTTGGCGCACACGCTGAATATACTCTCTATGATGCAACGCGTCTTGCTCGCACGCTTGAGGGTCAGCTGTTTGATAAGATCCTTCTTGATGCTCCTTGTAGTGGAGAAGGTCTAATTAACCTTCATGAACTAAAAACGCTGGATACATGGTCGGTGGCGCATATCAGACGACTTGCTGATCTGCAAAAAAAGATACTTTTTGATGCCTGGAAATTATTAAGGCCCGGTGGAACACTTGTTTATAGCACTTGCACTATGGCGCCTGAGGAGGATGAAGCGGTAATCGATTGGCTTTTACGACGTACTCCAGATGCAGCTATTAAACCTATAACCATAGCTACAAGGGGACAGTCGGGTATTGAGGTCTGGAACGATCGCAAGTTTGCTGCAAAAGTACATAAAGCCCTCCGAATAGTGCCAGGAGAGGGTGATGAAGCATTTTTTGTATGTAGTCTAGAAAAACTTACAGTGTGA
- the rpsI gene encoding 30S ribosomal protein S9 encodes MAENTYFYGLGRRKSATARARLFKGKGNVTINEKPAAEYLSDNKTLLAEVTDPLALVGKQKEFDVTIRVSGGGLSGQVDAIKLAIAKALTVGHADLRSTLKKAELLRRDPREKERKKYGLRSARKREQYSKR; translated from the coding sequence ATGGCTGAGAATACATACTTCTACGGTCTTGGTCGTCGCAAGAGTGCAACAGCTCGCGCCCGCCTATTTAAAGGCAAGGGTAATGTGACAATCAACGAAAAACCTGCAGCAGAATATCTATCTGACAATAAGACGCTTCTTGCCGAAGTTACCGATCCTCTCGCCCTCGTTGGCAAGCAAAAAGAGTTTGACGTAACTATTCGCGTAAGTGGTGGTGGTCTTTCTGGCCAGGTTGATGCAATTAAGCTCGCAATCGCTAAAGCTTTAACCGTCGGTCACGCCGACCTTCGTTCTACGCTTAAAAAAGCAGAGCTCCTTCGTCGCGACCCACGCGAAAAGGAACGCAAGAAATATGGTCTTCGTTCTGCTCGTAAGCGCGAACAGTACTCAAAGCGTTAG
- the rplM gene encoding 50S ribosomal protein L13 has translation MVNAKTYSQKPSEVTRRWILIDASTAPLGRLATQVATYLTGKYKPTYTAHIDGGDYVIVINAKDTVVTGDKETGKIYYRHSGFPGGIKDATLAEVREKFPERIIENAVKGMLPKNKLSPERMKRLRVFAGSEHTHTAQTPEKVEVK, from the coding sequence ATGGTTAATGCAAAAACCTACTCACAAAAGCCAAGCGAGGTTACTCGCCGCTGGATTTTGATCGATGCCAGCACGGCACCACTCGGACGTCTTGCAACGCAAGTTGCGACATACCTAACGGGTAAATACAAACCAACCTACACGGCACATATTGATGGTGGTGACTACGTCATTGTTATCAACGCTAAAGACACTGTTGTAACTGGCGACAAGGAAACCGGTAAGATCTACTACCGCCACAGTGGTTTCCCAGGTGGTATTAAAGACGCTACTTTGGCCGAAGTTCGTGAGAAGTTCCCAGAGCGTATCATTGAGAACGCTGTAAAAGGCATGCTTCCTAAAAACAAGCTGTCTCCAGAGCGTATGAAACGCCTTCGTGTCTTTGCCGGTAGTGAGCATACTCACACTGCACAAACTCCAGAGAAAGTTGAGGTTAAATAA
- the rplQ gene encoding 50S ribosomal protein L17 produces the protein MHRHGYKGRKFGRERDQRRALLKGLATSLVEHGKIETTLPKAKELVRYIEKIITKAKKGDLANRRQVIAALSTQAAAFKLVDEIAPQLTGRTSGHVRVERTRLRVGDGAQMATVSFVDELKPVAKEEAKA, from the coding sequence ATGCATCGACACGGATACAAAGGGCGCAAGTTTGGTCGCGAACGCGATCAGCGCCGCGCACTGCTAAAAGGCTTGGCAACAAGTCTCGTCGAGCATGGCAAGATTGAGACAACGCTTCCTAAAGCCAAAGAGCTTGTGCGTTATATTGAAAAAATCATTACTAAAGCTAAAAAAGGTGATCTTGCAAACCGCCGCCAAGTGATCGCTGCCCTGAGTACTCAGGCTGCCGCATTCAAACTAGTGGATGAGATCGCTCCTCAGTTGACGGGCCGCACTAGTGGTCACGTCCGCGTTGAGCGCACCCGTCTTCGCGTTGGCGATGGTGCTCAGATGGCAACCGTTTCGTTTGTCGATGAGCTTAAGCCAGTAGCCAAAGAGGAGGCAAAAGCCTAA
- a CDS encoding DNA-directed RNA polymerase subunit alpha, translated as MSKVIHNPALAAVNELSTNEAEFVIEPLYANYGYTLGNSMRRVLLSSIEGGAIVAFRIEGASHEFTTVDGVKEDVVDIMLNLKNVRLKVHSDEPVELRLEKKGAGEITAADIKTNADVEVINPEQVLATIDDPKKTVVMDLVVEAGRGYRTIEDASEQRLHSDMIALDAIFSPVLRVRYKVDNTRVGQETNLDKLRLIVETDGTLTPREAFEEASAILVNQYTALAGSTTVEAAPALGQVDEDEANELNTPIEELNLTARTANALINNDIRTVHDLVTLSEQDLRELKGFGSKALDEVKDKLAELEL; from the coding sequence ATGTCAAAAGTAATTCACAACCCAGCATTGGCCGCAGTGAACGAGCTAAGCACTAATGAAGCAGAGTTCGTCATCGAACCGCTTTACGCCAACTATGGCTACACGCTTGGTAACAGTATGCGCCGGGTTTTGCTTTCGAGTATCGAAGGCGGTGCTATCGTTGCTTTCCGCATCGAAGGTGCTTCGCACGAATTTACTACCGTTGATGGCGTGAAAGAAGATGTCGTTGACATCATGCTTAACCTCAAGAACGTACGTCTTAAAGTTCACAGCGACGAACCTGTCGAGCTTCGTCTTGAAAAGAAGGGTGCAGGTGAAATCACTGCAGCTGATATCAAGACTAACGCCGATGTTGAGGTTATTAACCCAGAACAAGTACTCGCTACTATCGATGATCCTAAAAAGACTGTCGTTATGGACTTGGTCGTTGAAGCTGGTCGCGGTTACCGTACTATTGAAGACGCAAGCGAGCAGCGCCTACACAGCGACATGATTGCACTTGATGCGATCTTTAGTCCAGTACTCCGCGTTCGCTATAAGGTTGACAACACTCGTGTTGGCCAAGAAACCAACCTCGACAAACTCCGTCTTATCGTTGAGACTGACGGTACGCTCACCCCACGTGAAGCGTTTGAAGAAGCTTCGGCTATCCTTGTTAATCAGTACACTGCACTTGCCGGCTCGACGACTGTTGAGGCTGCTCCTGCACTTGGCCAGGTTGACGAAGATGAAGCCAACGAGCTTAACACGCCTATTGAAGAACTAAACCTAACCGCTCGTACAGCTAATGCGCTTATCAATAACGACATCCGCACTGTCCACGACCTTGTAACGCTTAGCGAACAAGATCTTCGTGAGCTTAAGGGCTTTGGTTCAAAGGCACTTGATGAAGTTAAAGATAAACTAGCGGAGCTTGAACTCTAA
- the rpsD gene encoding 30S ribosomal protein S4, protein MARDTSPIVKQSRREGYALHPKAHKILAKKSGIPGQHAHGRQGKASLYSTQLREKQKVRRTYGLLEKQFARLMNEASRRPGLSGENLLQLLELRLDNAVYRSGFATSRRAARQLVGHGHFMLNGRRVDIPSIRLKPGDELVVRPKSTKSGYFSQIDDVVNNSIQTPVSWLKSDAKKLKIDITGLPKREEAEPDINEQLIVEYYSR, encoded by the coding sequence ATGGCACGAGATACTTCGCCTATTGTGAAGCAAAGCCGTCGCGAAGGCTACGCGCTTCACCCTAAAGCACACAAAATCCTCGCGAAAAAGTCTGGTATTCCAGGCCAGCACGCACACGGTCGTCAAGGTAAAGCAAGTCTTTACTCTACACAGCTCCGTGAAAAGCAAAAAGTTCGCCGTACGTATGGTCTGCTTGAAAAGCAGTTCGCACGGCTCATGAACGAAGCAAGCCGCCGCCCAGGCCTGTCAGGCGAGAACCTGCTGCAACTTCTCGAACTCCGCCTCGACAACGCCGTATACCGCTCAGGCTTCGCGACCTCACGCCGCGCTGCTCGTCAGCTGGTTGGCCACGGTCACTTTATGTTGAATGGTCGTCGTGTTGATATTCCATCAATTCGTTTGAAACCAGGCGACGAACTTGTCGTTCGCCCAAAGAGTACAAAGAGTGGCTATTTCTCGCAAATTGACGATGTCGTTAATAATTCAATCCAAACTCCCGTTTCATGGCTGAAAAGCGATGCAAAGAAGCTAAAGATTGACATTACCGGTCTTCCTAAACGCGAAGAAGCAGAACCAGACATCAATGAGCAGCTAATCGTTGAGTACTACTCACGCTAA
- the rpsK gene encoding 30S ribosomal protein S11 — protein MADAKTSTRKKQRRSVPSGQLHIQATFNNTIVTFSDKKGNVLASSSAGASGFRGSKKGTAYAAQIAAEKVAETAKTLYGLHSVDVFVKGVGLGRDTAVRALNNFDIAVDSIKDVTGVPHGGVRPRKARRG, from the coding sequence ATGGCAGATGCTAAAACTTCAACACGTAAGAAGCAGCGCCGATCAGTTCCTTCTGGTCAGCTGCACATCCAGGCAACGTTTAACAATACGATTGTTACGTTCTCTGACAAAAAAGGTAATGTCCTCGCAAGCAGTAGTGCTGGTGCTAGCGGTTTCCGCGGTAGCAAAAAAGGTACTGCATATGCTGCACAAATTGCAGCTGAAAAAGTTGCTGAGACTGCGAAGACTCTTTATGGTCTTCACAGTGTTGACGTGTTCGTAAAAGGTGTTGGCCTTGGCCGTGACACCGCTGTACGCGCACTCAACAACTTTGACATTGCTGTCGATAGTATTAAAGACGTAACGGGCGTTCCACATGGTGGCGTTCGTCCACGTAAGGCACGGAGGGGCTAG
- the rpsM gene encoding 30S ribosomal protein S13 gives MARIAGVVIPSEKQVQIALTYIYGIGPKFARDILAAAKIEPTTRVKDLTEAEEQRIREIVDADYTTEGDLQRLVTNNIKRLKDINAYRGLRHKAGLPVNGQRTRTNARTRKGKAVAVGGTQKKAASKT, from the coding sequence ATGGCTCGAATTGCTGGGGTAGTTATCCCATCAGAAAAGCAAGTTCAGATCGCTTTGACGTATATTTACGGCATCGGTCCGAAATTTGCTCGAGACATCCTTGCGGCGGCCAAGATTGAGCCGACCACTCGGGTGAAAGATCTCACCGAGGCTGAAGAACAACGTATTCGCGAAATAGTCGATGCCGACTATACGACCGAAGGTGATTTACAGCGTCTGGTGACTAACAACATTAAACGTCTTAAAGACATCAACGCGTATAGAGGCCTCCGTCATAAAGCCGGTTTACCGGTTAACGGTCAGCGAACCCGTACGAACGCACGAACTCGTAAGGGTAAAGCAGTTGCAGTTGGTGGTACACAAAAGAAAGCAGCTTCTAAGACTTAG
- the rpmJ gene encoding 50S ribosomal protein L36, translating into MKVRASVKKISPDDQLVRRKGRLRVINKKKPKNKQRQG; encoded by the coding sequence ATGAAAGTTCGTGCGAGTGTCAAAAAAATCAGTCCAGATGACCAGCTAGTGCGTCGCAAAGGCCGCTTGCGTGTCATCAACAAGAAAAAACCTAAGAACAAGCAAAGGCAGGGTTAA
- the infA gene encoding translation initiation factor IF-1 translates to MASQKEVIKLQGKVVEALPNTQFKVELENGHTIIAHISGKMRKHYIRLVPGDRVEVELTPYDLTKGRISFRLRDEQKKSNYDLAA, encoded by the coding sequence ATGGCGAGTCAAAAGGAAGTAATTAAATTGCAAGGAAAGGTAGTGGAAGCACTGCCTAATACTCAATTTAAGGTTGAACTGGAGAACGGTCATACGATTATTGCTCACATTTCGGGTAAAATGCGTAAGCATTACATTCGTTTAGTGCCGGGCGATAGGGTAGAAGTTGAGTTGACTCCTTACGATCTTACGAAGGGCAGAATCAGCTTCCGCCTCAGAGACGAGCAGAAGAAGTCGAATTACGACCTCGCTGCTTAG
- a CDS encoding class F sortase → MKKIQATSTKVSKLFRIVLLVSGLMIAALGGYILYSTLHAPKQTISILPPAEVKASVEQKTTAQKQAYTVPPTHPRQLTISKLGVDANILPMGTTKGVLNAPASAWDVGWYDQSGLPGLDASALLIDGHVNDALNSPGIFYRLSSLVSGDKIEVERGDGQKFTYSVVSVELKSLRDVDMTAMLKSAIPGKQGLNLITCGGTYSYETKTYDDRVLVFAVINV, encoded by the coding sequence ATGAAAAAAATACAGGCTACTTCTACAAAAGTCTCTAAGTTATTTCGAATCGTATTACTTGTAAGCGGTCTTATGATAGCAGCTCTGGGCGGATACATACTCTATAGTACCCTGCATGCCCCAAAACAAACTATTAGCATACTGCCTCCAGCGGAGGTTAAGGCCTCGGTTGAGCAAAAGACAACAGCGCAAAAACAAGCGTATACTGTTCCACCTACGCATCCCCGTCAGCTTACCATCTCTAAACTAGGAGTTGATGCCAACATTTTGCCTATGGGAACTACCAAGGGTGTTCTAAACGCTCCTGCGAGTGCCTGGGACGTCGGTTGGTATGACCAGAGCGGTCTCCCTGGACTTGATGCCAGCGCGCTGCTTATCGACGGTCATGTAAATGATGCACTTAATTCGCCAGGGATCTTCTATAGGCTTTCGTCGCTTGTTTCGGGTGACAAAATTGAAGTCGAACGCGGTGATGGCCAAAAATTTACGTATTCCGTTGTGAGTGTTGAACTGAAATCGCTACGTGATGTAGACATGACTGCAATGTTAAAATCTGCTATTCCCGGCAAACAGGGTTTGAACCTTATTACCTGTGGTGGAACGTACAGTTACGAGACAAAAACATACGATGATCGTGTGCTGGTTTTTGCCGTAATAAACGTGTAG